GTCACAGTGCAGCTCACTCAGATGAGCAAAAACCTCCTTGAGGTTGTCCATGTTCTTAACCGCCAAGCCTAGGGATGTCAGCACTTTCTTGCCATGGGCCCTGATTCTGGGGTTACCCATGATGGCCGGGGCAGAAGAGAGGTTTCCAAATTTGTCAAAGAATCTCTGAGTCCATGGGTAGACAATCAAGAGCCTAAGACACAGGGCATAAGCAGTTAAAAGTCAGAATGTGTCGCAAACCCCTAAAGGAAACCTATATATTTCTGCCATGCACAATTCCCCTCCATTTCTCCCCTGTCCTGGCCTCATATCCTACCTTCCCAGGGTTTCTCCTCCAATTTTTTCCACGTCCACTTTATCCCATATGCTTGTGATAGCTGCCTTCTCCTCAGCTGTGAAGTGAACCATGGCGTCAGGTCTAGAGGCTTGGAGATGATCTCAGGTGTGTAGAAGCAAGTGTGTTCAAGAGGCTGAAGGTCCGTCCTTTTATTCTTCACCCGGGACCTTGcaccccttcccccctccccaggaCTCTGAGGCTATTGGTCAAGAGAGGCTGGGCAAGACAGGGGTGGGGTCCAGTGGAGTAAGGTGTAGATAGCATTCCCACTAAGATAGTGTCAAGTAGGCCCCTTCCCTCATGGGAGGAGACCCTCCTGGTGAAGTTTTCAtagtattttctctctttctttccttctttccttttcttcagtccCTTCTGCTCCCAACAGAAGATTTGCAAGGGTATCTTTCACACTCTGTCCTTTCTGTCTCTAGCCTTACAGGGGCCAGTAGATTAAAGCTGAAGCATGGGCAAACATGGGAAAGCCTCAGAGAGTACAAGGCTCTCTTTAGGCCTGGGAACCAGGACCTGAGTGGCAGAAATATGCCCCTTATTCAGAAGCTATGCATGATAAAGAAGTGCTGTTCCGACCATCAGATGCATTTTCTATAGGTTTAGCCCATGGTCTCCCTAGTTCCCACAGCCTTGGGAAAGAAGTTCTGTTTCTGAGTAAGAATAAATTACTGTGGTGTAGTAGAGCATGTCTCTACATTTGCCTCCATTTCACTTTGAAGTAGAGCAATCTGCTGTGTGTAGATGACAGCCTGTTCCACCTTGTGAGTGGACTGTGTAGTCACCATGCAGTTGGCATTCCCACTGGAAGAGTGTAGCTGCCTGGTGATGCAGGTTGTGTGTTCAGCCTTCTCTGTGCTCATGGCAGGTTGAGTACTGAGAATGCTGAGTGATTGGCCTTTCAGGTTGTTCAACCAGGCTCTGTCTTCACTTTTTGTGTGTTCACAAAATAACTCTGATGTATCGGGATATTTCCATCCAGTAATAGTCCACATGCACTGCCTCTGCTATGATAGAATCACATATTAGGACCTTCATCCCTAGGAGTGACATTTTACTACAGCTTTCATAGTTTTTGAGTTGCCTCTATGTAGTTATGGATAGAGATTTTTATTGGTGTGCAGTAAAGAGCACACAGTATGAGCAAGAACCAgctatgttctttttttaaagtcatttgtgAGATGGcagatatgcacatacatattctTTTAGCTTCTGTCTCTATGGTCTGATTTTGGGAGAGACCTGGAAGTCCTAGTCTAAGCTTCCAATGATCTTAACTAGTCTCAGTTGCTCTTCAGCAGACTCTGGTGAAATTTGTGATCCTacatgtctgaaaaaaaaaataaccaccaTCTTTCAAGAAACCTAAATACTGACCCAGGAATCATCTGTAATCATTGCTGTCCTCAGATTTCTGGGGCAATTTCCTTCTAAGTTTTATTAATGAGTTCATGCCTGTCAATACACCCTCCATGTTCCCCATGTCATGTTGAGTTAGAATCTGTACACAGTTTCTTTATGACATCTAGTCCATGTAATGTCAACTTTCGCTTAATCATTATGTGTTCCATACAATGTTACAATTATTATCAGTCCTGGGGGTTTATAATATGTGAATGACAGAATAAAACTTTAGGCTCATTCACTAGATGTAGGAGATGTAAGATACAGAAATGAATGTGTAAATCAAACAAAGTTAATGGTGGTGTCAGAATCAGTTTTCTGTGTCATGAGGAATTAACTTTTCTGTATCCAGAATGACTAGAAGTAACCTGTCATAGGAAGTTCCTGGAGAAACAATGTTGTAATAGTAAATTCAGTGTTctgaagaagggaaaaaagagcaTTTGTATAATGGTAGCACAGACAACATCCTGTGCAGTGAATATATAAATAACCAAGGTGGACCATGGCAGGCATATTGCTGCAGTGCACTCATAATCCAATCAAAGTATCAAAGTCTTCCATCATAGAGATGAGAAGCTGTTATGGCATAACCTCTAAATACTGCTCCTTTTGTTGTTAAAATATCTCATCAGCAGCTGCACATAATAACATGtgtctttaatccctgcactcaggaaacaggcagacatatctttgtgagtttgaggtcatcacAGTCTTCATAGGAAGTTCTAGGGCACCCATGGTACAGACTGTGGCCTTGTCTCCAGAAGTAATACAAATAAACCAAAGTTTGGTATCATTCTGACctgtatatgtgaatatgtgtgtgaatatattaaaagttatttttcagTTATCTTGTTTTTTTCACATTGGAGTGGTAGTAAGCATATCTAGCTCTCAAACAGGTGGtaaatatttcttcttcccaCCACTGCGTAATTATCATCCTTTATCTGCTGACATCTAGGGCTGAAACATTAGGGatggcaagaagaaaaaaaagaaattgataaaagTGGGCATTGTCTCATCTATTGACAGACCCAGTGAAAACCAATTTGAGTGCCTTATACAAAgcccgttttttttttctttttttcttttagtgacaTATTGAAAAGCTAGCAGGACCAGAAAGGTCAATGTTGTTGATAGCCTGAAATTACAAGAATCATTCTTCCTATATCTTTAAAGTAGACAAAGACAACTTAAAATATCATCCACCAGTCATACTCTGACAAATCTATGGAGTCAAGAGAGGATGAAATAGAGTTGTTTGCCAAGATGTTAACCTCCAACTTCTACCATTTAAAGATCCCAAACCCTGACATGAGATTGACTCAAGGCTTGAATGTCTTTGAGCAACTTTAGACTCTCTCAAGTGTAATTCACCCATATGAGTGTCCTAAGTCCATGCACACTTTGCGTAGTTATAACCACTCAGGATTTACAATTTCATTCTCCAccatctcttgttttcttctcatATATTCTAGTAAATCTCACACCATGTCTGTCTCATACCACCCTTGGTCATCGCCACTAGTTGCATGTCTTGTTTCACctctttattttaaacttttaaatcagTGTGACAACCAGCTCCTGAGAATGTAAATCAATTTTGAATTCATAAGGAGAATGTTTTTCTCAATAGTCCCATTTCCTCAGTCCACTTTCCTGAGACTGTTTATTGTTTACTAATCAGTTCATTTAGTGTTTTTAGTTTAatggtactgagaattgaatctCTGGCATTCCATGTGTTAAGTCAATGCTCCACACTGTGTGGCATCCTCAGACCAAGGTTTATTATTAAttctgagacaggaactcactaagttcttaggttggccttgaaacTATAGTTCAGGCAGCCCTTGAAACTgtgacactttgcttagcctttcaAGTAGTGGGATGATAAGCAGGTGTCACCAGGTTTCCCATCCATTATTGTTTCCTACCCAATGAAGTATTAAAATTGAGATTTTTATAATCCAAGTCTCTGTTGCCTAGTTTTGCCAATATTTTACCTCTTCAATACCCTCTAGTTTTATATAAATCATTAAGACCTAGTTCACTGGCTTTAGATTACAGAAAGTTTTAGGATTCATGTAGACTTCCCATGTATGAAATCTTCATCGTCCCCACTTGACCTGACAAGGTTCTACTTCTGTCCTTTCTCTATCACCATCTCATTGCTCATTACAGCCCTACAGAAAATTACAATGAACTGTGTCTCCTAGCTTTGATTCACCATTGAGACAAGGAATTCCTTCAAAACGCAAGCCTGCTATGGTGGTTTTATTGAAACATTGTCTTAAATGGTCACTGCTCTCTATCAATTTGTCCGTTTTCTTGCAATCAGCTTCAGAGGACACCTGATAAAgtgagatgatggctcagtgtttaagagtacATACACTctcagaggaactgagttcagttcccagcactcatggcaGGCagtcacaaccgcctgtaactccagttccagtgggaCCTGAGCTTCTAGCTGCCATAGACtcttgcactcacatgcacaaaaccAAAGagtgacagacacagagacacatgattaaaaataaagtaaatcatttcttaataataaaaaatctgagtGCATTAATTATCTCAGCTTAGACATTAGATCTGTCTAAAGCTTTATCTTAATGAAAAGACACATATCACAACCTGCAGGTCATCACTTGCCATGCTTTTCTTCACCCTCTGCACTAAGTTCTAGCAACTGTCAGCACAATTCATTCTCCAGTTAATTAACCCTTTGCTTTCCTACATGAGAATTCTTCTCAACTCTTCATCCTCCTTGACACCCTAGAAAAGTCCCATAACATCTACCTTCCTCTTCTGAGTCCCGATACAGTTTTCAAAGAAACTCTGGTGTCCTGTGGCACCTCTTGACTACCATGCATCCATCAACCTTCTTTCTTTAACACAATagtaagaaacacacacaacaaagcaTGACTCTCGGGTTACTGAAGAGAATGGACTTTATTAAGCAGAAGCTCAAGTTTCAAATTCCAACAAGGTGGTCTTGTGTAAGATGAGCCTGAGAGGTGCACAGCAGTGCCACTCATCAAGAAAGGGGGCTCAGTGGTACTTGTGGGACAGAGCATTGGCCACACCAGCCACCAACTTCTGCCAGGCAGCCTGCACCTCTGCGGTGAATTCCTTGCCAAAGTGAGAAGAAAGAACAATCACCAGCATGTTACCCAGGAGCTGtgagaagaaacacaaaaaagatacacaaaagtgagaaaagaagatacagaaaagaatttgcaggaaataaataatatttttaagttatattcCCTGAGGACTCCAGTCCCCGATTATCTATCCATTCTAATGAGGAGGTTGGTTCAGTTTCACTGTTCACGTGCCCTCCTTGCTCCCCTGCTCCCTTCTGTCTCCACAGTCCACCATTTCTatgttgctttctccttttcttattcACCAATGGCCTGGATTCAATAAATGCAGGATTTTGGTGCAACAGCACGTTTACTAGAGTTTAAGTCTTCACTAATGAAGAAGGTGAATACTTCTTATGCTTTTGCTCATTAGGAATGTAATGCTTTTTAGAAAGTTCatcaaaagcaataaaaaaatctGTCTACTTTTCTCTCATATCTTTCCTGAAGTGTCAATCATTtagaatacacacaaataatgtatttctccttctctaaaacaaaatttcaatttCAAATACTATTTCTACTTCCACACAGGTGCTAATTCCTTTTAAGGAAATAAAGTAGGGGGGATTTATAACCAGCTCCAGAAGTTTGCTCCTTTTTGTCCTTTGGTAGGCATCGAGTCTCAGACTTTCTATACCCTGGAAAAGCATtccaccaactgagttacatACTGAGACACCACATGTCTGTCTAAAAAACTTTGTTGAATATTTGCAGATTTATGGGAAACATTTCTAGCATTTCATTAACACTAGATTTGGTCTTACATATTTTGAGATCTGGGCCAGCATAACCAGTCATACTCTTTTTACGATTAattaaatttcttcatttcttttacatctggaccacagtttctcatccttcctctcctcccattcccttgctccacctccctcttcccatTGCCTAcctctctgtttctattcagaaaggggcaggcctcccatgggtattaacaaagcatggcatatcaagttgaggtaggactaagctcctgcccttgtattaaggctggacaaagcaactcAATATAAGGAATAGGTTCCTGGAAATAAGCATAAGCACTAGGAACCAATCACGCTCTTAGCATTAATTCCCCTGCCCATGTCATACTTAAATTGAGCAGATGAGCATGttccaaactgaccttgaagTTCTCAGGATCCACATGAAGTTTGTCACAGTGCAGCTCACTCAGATGAGCAAAAACCTCCTTGAGGTTGTCCATGTTCTTAACCGCCAAGCCTAGGGATGTCAGCACTTTCTTGCCATGGGCCCTGATTCTGGGGTTACCCATGATGGCCGGGGCAGAAGAGAGGTTTCCAAATTTGTCAAAGAATCTCTGAGTCCATGGGTAGACAATCAAGAGCCTAAGACACAGGGCATAAGCAGTTAAAAGTCAGAATGTGTCGCAAACCCCTAAAGGAAACCTATATATTTCTGCCATGCACAATTCCCCTCCATTTCTCCCCTGTCCTGGCCTCATATCCTACCTTCCCAGGGTTTCTCCTCCAATTTTTTCCACGTCCACTTTATCCCATATGCTTGTGATAGCTGCCTTCTCCTCAGCTGTGAAGTGAACCATGGTGTCAGGTCTAGAGGCTTGGAGATGATCTCAGGTGTGTAGAAGCAAGTGTGTTCAAGTGGCTAAAGGCCTGTCCTTTTATTCTTCTCCCTGGACCTTGcaccccttcccccctccccaggaCTCTGAGGCTATTGGTCAAGAGAGGCTGGGCAAGACAGGGGTGAGGTCCAGTGGAGTAAGGTGTAGATAGCATTCCCACTAAGATAGTGTCAAGTAGGCCCCTTCCCTCATGGGAGGAGACCCTCCTGGTGAAGTTTTCAtagtattttctctctttctttccttctttccttttcttcagtccCTTCTGCTCCCAACAGAAGATTTGCAAGGGTATCTTTCACACTCTGTCCTTTCTGTCTCTAGCCTTACAGGGGCCGGTAAATTAAAACTGAAGCATGGGCAAACATGGGAAAGCCTCAGAGAGTACAAGGCTCTCTTTAGGCCTGGGAACCAGGACCTGAGTGGCAGAAATATGCCCCTTATTCAGAAGCTATGCATGATAAAGAAGTGGTGTGCAGACCATCGGATGCATTTTCTATAGGTTTAGCCCATGGTCTCCCTAGTTCCCAAAGTCTCGGAAAAGCAGTTCTGTTTCTGAGTAGGAATAAATTACTGTGGTGTAGTAGAGCATGTCTCTACATTTGCCTCCATTTCACTTTGAAGTAGAGCAATCTGCTGTGTGTAGATGACAGCCTGTTCCACCCTGTGAGTGGACTGTGTAGTCACCATGCAGTTGGCATTCCCACTGGAAGAGTGTAGCTGCCTGGTGATGCAGGTTTTGTGTTCAGCCTTCTCTGTGCTCGTGGCAGGTTGAGTACTGAGAATGCTGAGTGATTGACCTTTCAGGTTGTTCAACCAGGCTCTGTCTTCACTTTTTGTGTGTTCACAAAATAACTCTGATGTATCGGGATATTTCCATCCAGTAACAGTCCACATGTACTGCCTCTGCTAGGACAGAATCCCACATTAGGAACTTCATCCCTAAGAGTGCCTTCCTGCTACAGCTTTCATAGTTTTTGCTCTTCCTATATAGTGGTATAAGGAATTTGTATTGATGTGTCAGTAGAGAACATACAGTCTGAGAGAGAACCAACTATGTTATCTTTAACATAAGACATTTGTGAGAGGATAATAATATATACAGATCTACCAACATAGCCAAATTACCACCTGAATCCCAGTTCTAGTGGATAACAATAGTTCTGGCTCTCAGGAGCAtctcctttcacacacacacacacacaaacacaaattttgaggacatacacacagactcataaacttaaaataataaatctttttaaaaaacattttggaAATTGTGATATAGTTACAACATATctcacttctctttcctctatccaAACTCTTCTATatactttcctttctctctttcaaatttatgtcttcttttgtctttaattgttattgcatacacGTATATGTAAGTGTAATCTTCACCCCTCATTCAGGGAGCTTCTCATTGCAATAGATGGAGAGCACTACAGAAATCCAccaccaatcaaaatgcagagttgtggaacccAGTTCCAGTGAATACAtttacaaaacactcccacacctaaggctcatggAATACTGCAAAAGAGGaacaaaagattgtaagagccagaggatcaaggagtttCTTGTGGGACACACTAACATCGATAGGAGAAAGTCAATGAGATTTCAACCACacacaaagaattacaggcaactaaagaatgctgaaagctggggaaatagtcttcctcaggcaAGAGCatactaattggttatccaataaatCCCTTTAGGAAAAAAAGTACattaagtaatttaaaataataatcctATCTTAGATCTTGGATCTCTAAAGCTTTTTCTTAATCGAAATGGGATATGTCACAACCTGCCATTAGATACTTATCCTTTTCTTCACCCTCTACAGTAAGTTTCTATATGTTCCACACACAATTCCTTCTCCTCTTTGAGAATTCTTTCCCAGCTATAGGCTCTCCCTGGGCCAGTAGAAGCCTTCAATGGCATCTACTCTCCTCTCTTGAGTCCTTCCAGTTTTCAGAGAAACTCGGGTGTCTTCCTGTATTCCCCTCTCCCACAAACCCatcaaacatttttctttagcACTGAAGTAAAAAATGGACAAGACAAAAATGACTTTTTGATTACTGGGATGAATGATCTTTATTAAACAATCTGTGTTCTCAAGGATCAGTCCATTTCTCATGTGCAGAAAGATATAGTAGGGGACACACAGGATTGCTGGACAGGTAGAGGGATCAGTGGTACTTGTGGGACAGAGCGTTGGCCACCCCAGCCACCACCTTCTGCCAGGCAGCCTGCATCTCAGGCGTGAATTCCTTGCCGAAGTGACCAGCCAAAACAATCACCAACACATTGCCCAAGAGCTGTTtgagaaaagataaaacaaacagattGATGTGTTAAATACAGGTTCAGAAAAGAATATGcatgaaaagcaaagaaatgtTTTGAGCCTATACACTAACACATTCAGCATCAAACTCCCAATTTAGTCATCTCTGATGAGCATAGGTTCAATTTTCTATTGTATCTCTATCTTCCCACTCACCACTGCTCTGTCTGAATTCTCacactttctcctcttcccattATATTTATTTGCCTTTCTTGTTACTTTTCCCATTCACTAATTGTCTAATATCTGTAAATACAGAATTTCTGTCCTACAAGTGCTCTTGGGGGAGTTTTAAAACTACCATCAATGTAGGAACAAGTCTCCACTTGTCACGATATTCACTTGGGAATTTAACACATTTTAATAATGTTGATTAAAAATTAGCATCTTTAAATGAGAAAGATTCCatctttcataaagaaaaattCCATCTTTAAAATGTATCCCAAATCTTTTCTTCAACATCAATCATTAGGACCTACAGAAGTTAAGCTGTTTTTCCTCTCCAGATTCCATTTCTTTTTGCACAGATCTGCAGTTCTTTTCCATAACTCTCCATGATACGTACACCAAAATTCTATCATGACAAAATTTTCCAAATGCCTGTAAACTAATTTAGGCTTCTTACAGCAATTCACTGTTTTCCTGCCTAGACCACTGAATTTTGAGATCTGTGTTGGCATCACCACCACTCATATACTCAGCTTCCATTTTTGTCaccaaaacaaatgcaaaataaatttgtGAGCTTGCCCTGAACTCACCTTGAAGTTCTCAGGATCCACATGTAGCTTGTCACAGTGCAGCTCACTGAGCTTAGCCAAGGCAGACTTGAGGTTGTCTAGGTTCTTAATGGCTTCTCCAAGAGAAGTCAGTACCTTCTTGCCATGGGCTTTGACCCTTGGGTTGCCCAttatggcagaggcagaggacaagTTCCCGAAGCTGTCAAAGAATCTCTGGGTCCATGGGTACACAACGAGAAGCCTATGAAATATGAGAAGAAAGTGGAAAATCGGGGATCCTCAGAATTCTTTACTTTCCTGGCTAATTGTCCAAAGTACTATTCACCCTCCTCCCAGATGAATCAACAACCAATTCTTACCTTCCCAAGGCTTCACCACCAATATCTTCCACATTCACCTTACTCCACAGGCCATTGACGAGACCCTTTTCCTCAGCAGTGAAGTTCACCATGATGTCAGGTCTAGGAGCTTGCTGCTGATCACAGGAGTGCCAGAAGCAGATACATGCTGCTGCTAAAAGTGATGGCCTTTTATTCTTCACGGACTATGTTCTAGCCCTTTGTTCTGCACGATTCTTTGAAGCTATTGGTCAGCCTGACCTGTGGTCCTCATGGGTGGAGCCAGGTCATGGGAGGGTCAGCAATAACTGTACACTGAGTTTATGATAATACATTTTAGATATGGGGCATTCTTTCTTTTTGGCTCCTCCTTCAACAAAAACTTTTTTGTAACTTATTGTCTTTTCATTCCCCTCCCTTCACATGTAAACTTCTAAGATAATACTCATCTCTCTCATCACATTTTCCAACAAATGCACAGAGAGAAGAGCTTAATCCACTATAGGAAAAACTTTAAGTCTAAAGTAACTTTAACCTTAGGCAAAGAATGGTTACAATGATAAGAACAAACTCAAGAAAAAAGGAGTTTGTGCTGTGGACACAGATTTACATCTAGTTCTTCTCTTGGGAGATGTGGGTTAAAATTACATCTTCTAGATACGTGTTGTCCCAAGTGGATAAGAATCCTATATGGTTGCATCTATCAGATGAATACAGTAGCAAAGGACTGACAATGGGAACAAAGACTCAATTCCAAAATACACCAGGGAGTAACACCATAGAGAAGAGGGATGCAAATTCACCTTCTGTGTGTCTAGAGTCCTCTGACCAACACTCTGTGGACCTTGGCTCCTTTGGGAATTCTGCTCTGGGCTCTTTTCTTGCTTATTTTCATATAGACATTTCTCATCTGTAATATGGAACTAAAATTACTTTAAAGTAGGCCTTGTGACCCAACTGAGGAATGAGTTAATTGACACATCATTGGCCTTGAGAAACATTTGGGAATATTCAGTCTTTGTTATAGCCAAAGGTTCTGATCGTTAGTGCCCTTGATTTCTACTCATGTCTTGGGATTGCTTGTTAGCTGTTATATGTTGGATGTGTTTAATTGCATCCATGTTCATGAAGCATAGTCTCTACACCATTCTATTTAATCTGCATCTGGTAATATAATTATCATTACCCACCTTTTATTTAAATGAGGGAACAAAGCCACAAAGGTGATATAACTGTAAGGTGAGAGAATTGAAGACTGAGGGAGGAAGGATGCAGATTGTGTACAATTTAGCTTTCCTATCTACAGAAAAATTCTCCTACATTGCCTTACTCTAGTATTCCATTGCCTTCCTTCCAAGTCTCTGCCTCTGGCCATTCTGCATGCATTCCATTCTTTATCTCCTCTATTGCTCCCTATGCTCCTAATAGCCCGAAGAGTTTCTCTTCcagtagattttgttttgtttagtttagttctatttttcttttctcttctctgttttttcttttttcaagacaggtttctccatgttgttttgttgcctgtcctggatcttgctctgtagaccaagatggcttcgaacacacagagatctaccaggctctgcctcccaagtgctgggactaaaggcgtgttcCACAGCCACCCAGCTAGTTCTATTTTTCATTCAGCAATGTGGCTTCTGTGTCTCAAGTCTTCATGTTCCAGGTTTATCCAGGGGCTTTTCTCTATAACCTTTGATGACTTGTCTTGGCCTTTATGATGATTCCTTATGTATATACCACAACAATTTCTGACATGTGAGaatactttttttcctttctcctatgATTGCAGAAGCTGCTATCTAATTTAAAGTCTTCCTAAATTGGCATTATTACAAATCATTGAATCCATACTCAACTCTCAGTTTTTACCCTACATTATCTTTTGGGTACAGATTCTAACCAATGGATGTAAACTTATCTTTTCATGACATAGACTGATCTGACAGACTGGTAACTACAAAAATGGTGtgcataaaattatatacataagaTTGCCAAGAATATCAATGTAGTTACCATACACACATTGAAATAGCTACCTTTGGTGTAATATTGCATGTACTTTCTCATGAGCACGTTAGATTCAATTGTAGATCCATAGTGACCATAATATCCACTTCATAAAGATTAATGGTAAGGATATATGTAACAATTATGTTCTGTGGTCCCAATTTGAGATTTCCCTGCGTAGAATAGACAacctatgaaaataaaaattctaggTTGAGAAAGATGCTTCATTATTCAAGGATAAGACTAaatagacaaaaaagaaaaaacagctcTATGCCAGACTGagttacacagcaagatcct
The nucleotide sequence above comes from Peromyscus maniculatus bairdii isolate BWxNUB_F1_BW_parent chromosome 1, HU_Pman_BW_mat_3.1, whole genome shotgun sequence. Encoded proteins:
- the LOC143272274 gene encoding hemoglobin subunit beta-H1; amino-acid sequence: MVHFTAEEKAAITSIWDKVDVEKIGGETLGRLLIVYPWTQRFFDKFGNLSSAPAIMGNPRIRAHGKKVLTSLGLAVKNMDNLKEVFAHLSELHCDKLHVDPENFKLLGNMLVIVLSTHFVKEFTPEVQAAWQKLVMGVANALSHKYH
- the LOC143272276 gene encoding hemoglobin subunit beta-H0 is translated as MVHFTAEEKAAITSIWDKVDVEKIGGETLGRLLIVYPWTQRFFDKFGNLSSAPAIMGNPRIRAHGKKVLTSLGLAVKNMDNLKEVFAHLSELHCDKLHVDPENFKLLGNMLVIVLSSHFGKEFTAEVQAAWQKLVAGVANALSHKYH
- the Hbe1 gene encoding hemoglobin subunit epsilon, which codes for MVNFTAEEKGLVNGLWSKVNVEDIGGEALGRLLVVYPWTQRFFDSFGNLSSASAIMGNPRVKAHGKKVLTSLGEAIKNLDNLKSALAKLSELHCDKLHVDPENFKLLGNVLVIVLAGHFGKEFTPEMQAAWQKVVAGVANALSHKYH